Proteins encoded in a region of the Rutidosis leptorrhynchoides isolate AG116_Rl617_1_P2 chromosome 9, CSIRO_AGI_Rlap_v1, whole genome shotgun sequence genome:
- the LOC139866379 gene encoding uncharacterized protein, with amino-acid sequence MANNHGGSGSKFVPVNLNKSYGQPSHNNNYPPHSGTYGPGVGTNRARLSGHASGGSGMVVLSRNRPLQKPVPKLSVPPPLNLPSLRREYEKIDSSGAGGGVAGGAGLGCGSRPSSSGMGWTKPGNVALQEKEVSSDNQVDNLKYNEGSLSKGSGTYMPPSARFGGGHGHGDMMSSHHSNASHLERAVVLRGEDFPSLRAALPVSTGPAQKQKEESFQKQKQLVSEESSNDLRNNTRFSSSVHIQSSSRVANGVNENSGQVPLSSSERVDHTRKQDEFLPHVWLNPRSDWADDERDTSHAFVNKSGRDQELPKSETYWDRDFDMPRSSILPHKPPNTQSESYQHISSVVKGPTSEALKTDPYRREINFHSREDRDNNTWRNSSNYKDRSTAPQVTSNQHVTARDSHNDHYGVTMQGRQGGHRLWNNSVDSPRYRNEGYQKPAGSKSTFPSIGKGLSTSDPLLNFGREKSSFANDDHYNKDFSSSVYDERDPFTGNLVGVVKRRKEVTKQTDFHDPVRESFEAELERVQKMQEMERQRIVEEQKRALEQTRREDEERWRVVIEEEERQRRMEEEAREAAWRAEQEKMEAIHKAEELKNDREEEKKRMLLEEERRKQGAKQKLLELEAKIAKRQAEVGKTGNIVHTGADDEVPIGGKDNDVFVDSDDNWEISQRMVDRITTSANSDSSAIDRPFDWPQFSREASSSFVDRGKSPVNPWKRDAFEAGNYSSFLPNDQNGHQGGRSFPRKDIYGGGYMSSRSPYRGGIQDSDIDQRWNSFGDAEPYGQNRDIESEYYNVGNTRSPYSDKLYMNSYGRSRYSMRQPRVLPPPSITSAPKSSVRGDNELSDPSGSLESTARTGNYGGPQDNNEMLRCDSQSSLSVSSPPSSPTHLTNDELDDSAGCSVITTAAEGKEPLEQDLVNDEPAMAASKYVSADEDEEWSVGNHNEMQEQEEYDEDDGYGVEDEVHEGPDDNINLTQEFEHMHLEEKNSSNGLENMVLGFNEGVEVKIPADEFERDSKTDGYTIDKPEVVEKQAEVDEVNHEQPQNAHISSSSTVEMPSTGQSPTPVPSSFPNQTDAPVKLQFGLFSGLSLIPSPVPSIQIGSIQMPLHLHSSVSSSMAHMHPSQPPPPLFQFGQVRYTSPVSHGILPLNSQPTSFVQPNIHHPHFSLHQNSASSLPNQFVQENAAIYSNNQSGNVSKAPSQTHENSQSNMTNATDNRITMTQVPQTEEKGHATSSSQGPGEKNVPMSKDPGPSSVNRGRNVYPARKPGPRTFQPFNPSGSNEFHRKHRRPIQRTEFRVRENADSRLNLGMGSFYNSGSDDKFNNKGMGSLTRSGYRRHMGSNTSLKRVVPETSENRLGKEVERPTETKTQAISSSFVEGNLKRNIPEEDVDAPLQTGVVRVFKQPGIECPSDEDDFIEVRSKRQMLNDRREQREKEIKAKSRVTKQPRKAQRYSFQSKGTSTGGNKIPVSLVGEGSNIRSEFVGSEGRGLVNKEPLAPIGTPTVIDVQTGIRSHTNKRTLQRGSASAVSGANEDDGSNLIFENESKAIDNVQTSLGNWGNARMDQQVIPLTQTQLDEAMKPARFDTTHVTSIGDHTSLVSDSILPSSSTLTKGISIASSSSPINSLLAGEKIQFGAVTSPTVLPPSSHVVSHVIGSQGSFHPDITHNSNTENECNVFFEKDEQITEHREAEVEVAVAAIDTDEIVGNGMGPASSPGPNKVGGDVGGIQGGLVGDQQSGSQSKPEESLSVSLPADLSVETLPISLWPPLPSPQGSSNPMLSHFHGAHPSHFPFYEMNHHHPMMSGPVFAYGPHDESRGTQSQPQKPTDSSSRHIGPPWQNHSGMDSFYGPPTGYTGPFIGSPGGIPGVQPPPPPHMVVYNHYAPVGQFGQVGLSFMGSTYIPSGKQPDWKHDPTSSSRGEEEMKSLNISSGPRNPPNMQPPIQHLAPGSPLLPVGPMLTMFDVPPFQTAPEMSVQPRWSHMPSSPLHVVPMSLPLEQQAEEMTGPSQFNNHAVDQSTYPPNRFSEPQASTPSNTNGLVFPVVRDSTITHFPDELSGPSIATSSGPVAISHISSGTTPTGDAGQVGVGGDNNVKFKNQHNRHGKNLSSHQYNNNVPGGYGYNNQRGGGGVSPKNKSTGQWSTQRRTGFHGRYQSSGADKSFPPSTKVKQIYVAKQPASESSTQNT; translated from the exons ATGGCCAATAACCATGGTGGTTCTGGATCCAAATTTGTGCCTGTAAACTTGAATAAATCATATGGGCAGCcttctcataataataattatccacCTCATAGTGGCACTTATGGACCTGGTGTTGGGACAAATCGTGCCCGACTCAGTGGCCATGCTAGTGGGGGTAGTGGGATGGTTGTTCTATCACGAAACCGTCCTTTACAGAAGCCTGTACCCAAATTATCCGTTCCACCCCCCTTGAACTTGCCTTCACTGAGAAGAGAGTATGAAAAAATTGATTCTTCAGGTGCAGGGGGAGGTGTGGCTGGCGGTGCTGGTTTAGGGTGTGGTTCAAGGCCTTCGTCTTCGGGTATGGGTTGGACTAAACCTGGGAATGTTGCATTGCAAGAGAAGGAAGTTAGTAGTGACAATCAGGTTGATAATTTGAAGTATAATGAAGGTTCATTATCAAAGGGAAGTGGTACTTATATGCCGCCTTCTGCTAGGTTTGGTGGGGGACATGGACATGGAGATATGATGTCATCTCATCATTCAAATGCATCTCATTTAGAGAGAGCTGTAGTTTTGAGGGGGGAAGATTTTCCATCTTTACGGGCTGCCTTGCCGGTGTCAACTGGACCTGCACAGAAACAAAAGGAAGAGTCTTTTCAAAAACAGAAGCAGTTGGTTAGTGAGGAGTCATCCAATGATCTAAGAAACAATACTCGTTTTAGTTCTTCGGTTCACATTCAATCATCCTCTCGTGTTGCAAATGGTGTGAATGAAAATAGTGGGCAGGTTCCATTGTCAAGCAGTGAACGTGTGGATCATACTAGGAAGCAAGATGAGTTTCTGCCACATGTGTGGTTGAATCCAAGGTCTGATTGGGCTGATGATGAGCGGGATACTAGCCATGCGTTTGTAAACAAGAGTGGTAGAGATCAGGAGTTACCTAAAAGTGAAACATATTGGGATAGGGATTTTGACATGCCAAGGAGTAGCATTTTGCCACATAAACCACCTAATACTCAATCTGAAAGTTATCAGCACATTAGTAGCGTTGTAAAGGGGCCCACTTCTGAAGCTCTTAAAACTGATCCTTACCGAAGAGAGATAAATTTCCATAGTAGGGAAGATAGAGACAACAACACGTGGAGGAATTCATCTAATTACAAAGATAGATCTACTGCACCACAAGTTACTAGTAATCAACACGTTACTGCGCGTGATAGTCACAATGATCACTATGGTGTTACAATGCAAGGGAGACAAGGGGGACATAGACTTTGGAATAACTCGGTTGATTCTCCAAGGTACAGAAATGAAGGTTACCAGAAGCCAGCAGGATCAAAATCGACTTTTCCATCGATTGGTAAGGGGCTCTCTACAAGTGACCCGTTACTGAATTTTGGAAGGGAGAAGTCTTCATTTGCAAATGATGATCATTATAATAAAGACTTCAGTTCTAGTGTTTATGATGAAAGAGATCCGTTTACAGGTAATTTGGTTGGAGTGGTTAAGAGGAGGAAGGAGGTGACCAAACAGACAGATTTTCATGATCCAGTTAGGGAGTCTTTTGAGGCTGAACTCGAGAGAGTTCAGAAGATGCAGGAAATGGAAAGACAAAGAATTGTTGAAGAACAAAAAAGAGCTTTGGAGCAAACAAGAAGAGAAGATGAAGAAAGATGGAGGGTGGTAATAGAGGAAGAAGAAAGGCAGAGGAGGATGGAAGAAGAAGCTCGAGAAGCTGCATGGAGAGCAGAACAAGAAAAAATGGAAGCTATTCATAAAGCTGAAGAGTTAAAGAATGatcgagaagaagaaaaaaagaggATGCTTCTTGAGGAAGAAAGAAGGAAACAAGGTGCTAAACAAAAGCTTCTCGAATTGGAGGCTAAGATCGCAAAGCGGCAGGCTGAAGTTGGAAAGACTGGTAATATTGTTCATACGGGTGCCGATGATGAAGTTCCAATTGGTGGAAAAGATAACGATGTGTTTGTGGATTCAGATGATAACTGGGAAATTAGTCAGAGAATGGTGGATAGGATTACAACTTCAGCAAATTCTGATTCGTCTGCAATTGATAGGCCCTTTGATTGGCCTCAGTTTTCTAGAGAAGCTTCATCTAGCTTTGTGGATAGAGGAAAATCGCCTGTTAATCCATGGAAAAGGGATGCATTTGAAGCTGGAAACTATTCATCTTTCTTACCAAATGACCAAAATGGTCATCAGGGTGGGAGATCGTTTCCAAGAAAAGATATATATGGAGGTGGATATATGTCTTCAAGGTCTCCATACAGAGGAGGGATACAAGATTCTGATATTGATCAAAGGTGGAACTCGTTTGGGGATGCAGAACCCTATGGCCAGAATAGGGATATCGAGTCAGAATATTACAACGTTGGTAATACTCGTTCTCCATACTCAGATAAGTTGTATATGAATTCTTATGGGAGGTCACGTTATTCTATGAGGCAGCCTCGTGTACTCCCCCCTCCATCAATAACATCAGCACCAAAATCTTCAGTGAGAGGAGATAATGAACTCTCTGACCCATCTGGTTCTTTAGAATCAACTGCAAGAACCGGGAATTATGGTGGCCCACAAGACAATAATGAGATGCTTAGGTGTGACTCACAGTCGTCTCTTTCGGTTTCAAGCCCACCTAGCTCCCCAACACATCTCACTAATGATGAGCTGGATGATTCTGCTGGTTGTTCGGTAATAACTACTGCTGCTGAAGGGAAAGAGCCACTCGAACAGGATTTAGTGAATGATGAGCCTGCAATGGCAGCATCAAAGTATGTTTCAGCTGACGAGGatgaagaatggagtgttgggaaccatAATGAGATGCAGGAACAAGAAGAGTATGACGAAGATGATGGTTATGGGGTAGAAGACGAAGTTCATGAAGGACCTGACGATAACATCAATCTCACACAGGAGTTTGAGCACATGCATCTTGAGGAGAAAAACTCATCTAATGGGTTAGAAAATATGGTCTTGGGATTTAATGAGGGGGTTGAAGTTAAAATTCCTGCTGATGAGTTTGAGAGAGACTCGAAAACAGATGGGTATACAATTGATAAGCCAGAAGTTGTAGAGAAACAGGCAGAAGTGGATGAAGTGAATCATGAACAACCTCAAAATGCTCATATATCTAGTTCATCTACTGTTGAAATGCCATCAACGGGCCAGTCTCCCACACCTGTACCATCTTCTTTTCCTAACCAAACTGATGCACCAGTTAAACTCCAGTTTGGGCTGTTTTCTGGCTTGTCTCTTATTCCATCACCCGTTCCATCAATACAAATCGGTTCTATACAGATGCCACTTCATCTTCACTCGTCTGTCAGTTCATCCATGGCCCACATGCACCCATCACAGCCACCCCCTCCTCTCTTCCAGTTTGGTCAGGTGAGATATACATCTCCTGTTTCTCATGGGATTCTTCCATTGAATTCTCAACCCACCTCTTTTGTTCAACCAAACATTCATCATCCCCACTTCAGTTTGCATCAGAATTCAGCAAGTTCTCTACCTAATCAGTTCGTTCAAGAAAATGCTGCTATCTACTCGAATAATCAGTCTGGTAATGTCTCAAAGGCGCCAAGTCAAACTCATGAGAACAGTCAAAGTAATATGACCAATGCTACTGATAACAGAATTACAATGACACAAGTTCCACAAACTGAAGAAAAAGGTCATGCCACATCATCATCTCAGGGTCCCGGAGAAAAAAATGTGCCGATGTCAAAGGATCCAGGCCCATCATCTGTTAACAGGGGAAGAAATGTTTACCCAGCCCGAAAGCCTGGCCCAAGAACATTTCAACCTTTTAATCCATCAGGCTCCAACGAGTTCCATAGAAAACATCGTCGTCCAATTCAACGAACCGAGTTTCGAGTCCGGGAAAATGCTGATAGTAGACTGAATCTGGGTATGGGTTCTTTTTATAACTCAGGTTCAGATGACAAATTTAACAATAAAGGTATGGGAAGCTTAACTAGAAGTGGGTATAGGCGTCATATGGGGTCCAATACTTCATTGAAGCGTGTGGTACCTGAAACTTCTGAAAACAGGCTGGGGAAAGAAGTTGAAAGACCAACTGAAACTAAAACTCAGGCTATTTCATCATCTTTTGTTGAAGGCAACTTGAAGAGGAACATTCCGGAAGAAGATGTTGACGCACCTTTGCAGACTGGTGTTGTACGCGTGTTTAAGCAACCGGGCATTGAATGCCCTAGTGATGAAGATGACTTCATTGAGGTGAGATCAAAACGACAGATGTTGAATGACCGACGTGAACAGAGAGAAAAGGAAATCAAGGCAAAATCACGAGTTACAAAG CAACCACGAAAAGCACAACGTTATTCTTTTCAAAGCAAAGGAACATCAACTGGTGGAAATAAAATTCCTGTGTCGTTGGTTGGTGAAGGGTCAAACATCCGTTCTGAATTTGTTGGTTCCGAAGGTCGGGGATTAGTGAATAAGGAACCATTGGCTCCAATCGGGACTCCTACTGTGATAGATGTTCAGACTGGGATAAGATCACATACTAACAA GAGGACCCTTCAAAGAGGATCTGCATCTGCAGTATCTGGTGCCAACGAAGATGATGGTTCAAATCTCATATTTGAGAATGAAAGTAAGGCCATTGATAATGTTCAGACATCTTTGGGTAATTGGGGTAATGCACGGATGGATCAACAG GTCATTCCATTAACTCAGACTCAACTAGATGAAGCTATGAAGCCTGCGCGTTTCGATACGACACATGTAACATCTATTGGCGATCATACCAGCTTGGTTAGTGATTCCATTTTGCCATCTTCATCAACCTTGACAAAGGGAATCTCGATTGCATCTTCTTCAAGTCCAATCAACTCTCTACTTGCTGGTGAAAAAATTCAGTTTG GTGCAGTTACCTCACCAACAGTACTTCCTCCTAGTAGCCATGTTGTTTCACATGTGATCGGGTCTCAAGGATCTTTTCATCCCGACATTACTCATAATTCAAATACTGAAAATGAGTGTAACGTATTTTTTGAAAAGGACGAGCAAATCACAGAACATCGTGAGGCTGAAGTTGAAGTTGCAGTGGCTGCCATTGATACCGATGAGATAGTCGGTAATGGGATGGGACCCGCTTCATCCCCGGGGCCAAATAAGGTTGGAGGTGACGTTGGCGGTATCCAAGGAG GATTGGTTGGGGATCAACAATCAGGGAGTCAATCTAAACCTGAGGAATCTCTTAGTGTATCACTTCCTGCCGATCTTTCAGTTGAAACTCTGCCAATATCTTTATGGCCGCCGTTACCGAGTCCACAAGGATCATCAAACCCGATGCTCTCTCATTTCCATGGTGCGCATCCGTCTCACTTTCCTTTCTATGAGATGAATCATCATCATCCCATGATGAGTGGTCCAGTCTTTGCTTATGGCCCACATGATGAATCTCGTGGGACCCAGTCTCAACCCCAGAAACCCACAGACTCAAGTTCAAGGCATATTGGTCCACCCTGGCAAAACCATTCTGGCATGGACTCGTTTTATGGTCCTCCTACAGGATACACGGGCCCGTTCATTGGTTCCCCTGGTGGTATTCCAGGTGTGCAACCCCCGCCACCACCGCATATGGTTGTTTATAACCATTACGCCCCGGTTGGTCAGTTTGGGCAGGTTGGGTTAAGCTTTATGGGTTCTACTTACATACCTTCTGGAAAACAACCCGACTGGAAGCACGATCCAACATCTTCTAGTAGAGGTGAAGAAGAAATGAAGTCTTTGAATATCAGTTCTGGACCACGTAATCCTCCTAACATGCAGCCGCCGATCCAACATCTTGCTCCTGGCTCCCCCCTTTTACCCGTGGGTcccatgttgaccatgtttgacgtGCCTCCATTTCAG ACTGCACCCGAGATGTCTGTTCAACCACGTTGGTCTCACATGCCTTCATCACCTCTACATGTGGTTCCTATGTCACTGCCATTAGAGCAACAAGCAGAAGAGATGACTGGACCATCTCAGTTCAACAACCATGCTGTTGACCAGTCAACGTATCCTCCCAATAGATTTTCAGAACCGCAAGCTTCAACTCCATCTAATACCAATGGCCTGGTGTTTCCTGTTGTTAGAGATTCAACCATCACCCATTTTCCCGACGAACTTTCTGGACCGTCGATTGCCACGTCATCGGGTCCAGTTGCTATCAGCCATATTTCATCAGGAACAACACCAACTGGAGATGCTGGTCAGGTAGGTGTAGGTGGCGATAACAATGTTAAGTTCAAGAATCAACATAACCGACATGGTAAGAATTTGTCTTCTCACCAGTACAATAATAATGTTCCCGGTGGATATGGGTATAATAACCAAAGAGGTGGTGGAGGGGTATCTCCAAAAAATAAGTCAACGGGTCAATggtcaactcaacgtagaacaggGTTCCATGGAAGATACCAATCTTCAGGGGCAGATAAAAGCTTCCCGCCTTCAACAAAAGTAAAGCAGATTTATGTAGCAAAACAGCCAGCTTCAGAATCTTCGACTCAAAATACTTGA